Proteins encoded in a region of the Haloglomus salinum genome:
- the tgtA gene encoding tRNA guanosine(15) transglycosylase TgtA, translating into MTDVFEVRRWDGAGRLGSLDVPRAGVTVETPALMPVVNPHLRTVSPARMEELGAQVLITNGYILYGSEDYREQALDEGLHSLYDFSGAIVTDSGSFQLSVYGDEEVDIDTEEILQFQYDIGSDIGTPVDIPTPPDAARERAERELATTQERLELASGLDLGEMLLNAPVQGSTYTDLRERAGADARATGADVFPVGAVVPLLNDYRYAEAVEVSLAAKRGLGPAAPVHLFGAGHPMMFALAAAAGCDLFDSAAYALYARDDRYLTVRSTEHLADLEYLPCSCPVCTEHGAEGLQALDDIERERRLAEHNLHVSFAEMRRVRQAIRAGDLLELVEARARSHPTVLDGYRALLDHADELERTDDASKETFFHLSTESARRPEVRRHHDRLTAVPVEGDEVLLSEGGTNDSYDETWRVVPPFGPFPRALSETYPLTAEVPERTDRAAQAAAARGVTALAEANPDVEFTLAHWEWPDAVLATLPEAVTVTALGADEEGVEDENEGTATE; encoded by the coding sequence ATGACCGACGTCTTCGAGGTCCGCCGCTGGGACGGCGCGGGCCGGCTCGGGAGTCTCGACGTGCCCCGCGCGGGCGTCACCGTCGAGACGCCGGCGCTGATGCCCGTCGTGAATCCCCATCTGCGGACGGTCTCGCCGGCCCGGATGGAGGAACTCGGCGCGCAGGTGCTCATCACGAACGGCTACATCCTCTACGGGAGCGAGGACTACCGCGAGCAGGCCCTCGACGAGGGGCTCCACTCCCTGTACGACTTCTCCGGCGCCATCGTCACCGACTCCGGGTCGTTCCAGCTCTCGGTGTACGGCGACGAGGAGGTCGACATCGATACCGAGGAGATACTGCAGTTCCAGTACGACATCGGCTCGGACATCGGAACGCCGGTGGACATCCCGACGCCGCCGGATGCGGCCCGTGAGCGCGCCGAGCGCGAACTCGCGACGACCCAGGAGCGTCTGGAACTCGCCTCGGGACTGGACCTCGGCGAGATGCTGCTGAACGCGCCCGTCCAGGGCTCCACCTACACGGACCTCCGCGAGCGGGCGGGCGCCGACGCCCGCGCGACCGGCGCCGACGTGTTCCCGGTCGGTGCTGTGGTCCCCCTCCTCAACGACTACCGCTACGCCGAGGCCGTCGAGGTGTCGCTCGCGGCGAAGCGAGGACTGGGGCCGGCCGCGCCGGTCCACCTGTTCGGTGCGGGCCACCCGATGATGTTCGCGCTCGCGGCCGCCGCGGGCTGTGACCTGTTCGACTCGGCCGCGTACGCGCTGTACGCGCGCGACGACCGCTACCTCACCGTCCGCAGCACGGAGCACCTCGCGGACCTAGAGTACCTCCCCTGTTCGTGCCCGGTCTGCACCGAACACGGTGCCGAGGGGCTGCAGGCGCTGGACGACATCGAGCGCGAGCGCCGACTCGCCGAGCACAACCTGCACGTCTCGTTCGCCGAGATGCGCCGGGTCCGGCAGGCCATCCGCGCCGGCGACCTGCTGGAACTGGTGGAGGCCCGGGCACGCTCGCACCCGACCGTGCTGGACGGGTATCGGGCGCTGCTGGACCACGCCGACGAGCTGGAGCGAACGGACGACGCCAGCAAGGAGACCTTCTTCCACCTCTCGACCGAGAGCGCCCGCCGGCCGGAGGTCCGTCGCCACCACGACCGCCTGACGGCGGTCCCCGTCGAGGGTGACGAGGTCCTCCTCTCGGAGGGCGGAACGAACGACTCCTACGACGAGACCTGGCGCGTCGTCCCGCCGTTCGGCCCGTTCCCGCGAGCCCTCTCGGAGACGTACCCCCTCACCGCGGAGGTCCCCGAGCGGACCGACCGCGCGGCGCAGGCAGCGGCCGCCCGGGGCGTGACCGCGCTCGCCGAGGCGAACCCCGATGTCGAGTTCACGCTCGCCCACTGGGAGTGGCCCGACGCGGTACTGGCGACGCTCCCGGAAGCGGTGACGGTGACGGCGCTGGGAGCGGACGAGGAAGGGGTCGAAGACGAGAACGAGGGGACAGCGACGGAATAG
- a CDS encoding chemotaxis protein CheC produces the protein MSDRDPEAKRAGGDHSRGRVQPPSEGARESWTIPIEKLAVMNRLGEVGADGVEERVDKLGIDEVVSEQVKSGYVTPDDAHTQFGDEDRVGVRVRLPGAPGGYVLVLFDPASANRAAAVMLEDSDEAVETAGEEMAWSTIQELGSIMSSGFVDSWANMFDERIDIATPDTVSNTEAEILRATVAAGDDLGIYIASQLHIPAYDIDASVYVLPDNRTFLKILGQLEVGSIQR, from the coding sequence ATGAGCGACCGCGACCCGGAGGCCAAGCGGGCCGGCGGCGACCACAGCCGCGGCCGCGTGCAGCCCCCCAGCGAGGGCGCCCGCGAGAGCTGGACCATCCCGATAGAGAAACTCGCGGTGATGAACCGGCTCGGCGAGGTCGGCGCCGACGGCGTCGAGGAGCGCGTCGACAAGCTCGGCATCGACGAGGTCGTCTCCGAGCAGGTCAAGAGCGGCTACGTCACCCCCGACGACGCGCATACGCAGTTCGGCGACGAGGACCGCGTCGGCGTCCGGGTGCGGCTCCCGGGCGCGCCCGGCGGCTACGTCCTCGTGCTGTTCGACCCCGCGAGCGCCAACCGCGCCGCCGCGGTCATGCTGGAGGATTCCGACGAGGCGGTCGAGACGGCCGGCGAGGAGATGGCCTGGAGCACCATCCAGGAGCTCGGCTCCATCATGTCCAGCGGCTTCGTCGACAGCTGGGCCAACATGTTCGACGAGCGTATCGACATCGCCACGCCCGATACGGTGTCCAACACCGAGGCCGAGATCTTGCGGGCCACCGTCGCCGCCGGCGACGACCTCGGTATCTACATCGCCAGTCAGCTCCACATCCCGGCGTACGACATCGACGCCTCCGTCTACGTCCTGCCGGACAACCGGACGTTCCTGAAGATCCTCGGCCAGCTCGAGGTGGGCTCCATCCAGCGATGA
- a CDS encoding sporulation protein yields the protein MKKVLATVGIGNATVDTVLASETVQPGETVDAEIRVEGGNAEQEVRHIDLEFETYYHTEDGRREGTVDTARLTDGFIIEPDESRAIETQVEIPWGTPLTMGGVDVWLETELDVTGIDPEDKDYLDVRPTDRQQAVFDAAESLGLSLRTAKNEEVPGWGSNRFVQEFEFKTSGGPFRGDLDEIELIFDPGPDRLTVAVEVDRRGGLLSEMTDTDERKDSLVVETADAGAVERDLREIIERNV from the coding sequence ATGAAGAAGGTCCTCGCGACAGTCGGAATCGGTAACGCCACCGTCGACACCGTCCTCGCCTCGGAGACGGTCCAGCCGGGGGAGACGGTCGACGCGGAAATCAGAGTCGAGGGCGGCAACGCCGAACAGGAGGTCCGCCATATCGACCTGGAGTTCGAGACGTACTACCACACCGAGGACGGTCGTCGGGAGGGGACCGTCGACACCGCACGGCTCACCGACGGGTTCATCATCGAACCCGACGAGTCCCGGGCCATCGAGACGCAGGTGGAGATTCCCTGGGGGACGCCGCTGACGATGGGTGGCGTGGACGTGTGGCTGGAGACCGAACTCGACGTGACCGGCATCGATCCCGAAGACAAGGACTACCTCGACGTCCGTCCCACGGACCGCCAGCAGGCCGTCTTCGACGCCGCGGAGTCGCTCGGTCTCTCGCTGCGGACCGCGAAGAACGAGGAGGTTCCGGGCTGGGGCAGCAACCGATTCGTCCAGGAGTTCGAATTCAAGACGAGCGGCGGCCCCTTCCGCGGCGACCTCGACGAGATCGAACTCATCTTCGACCCCGGCCCGGACCGGCTCACGGTCGCCGTCGAGGTCGACCGCCGGGGCGGCCTGCTGTCGGAGATGACCGACACGGACGAGCGCAAGGACTCGCTCGTCGTGGAGACGGCCGACGCCGGTGCCGTCGAGCGCGACCTCCGCGAGATCATCGAGCGGAACGTCTGA
- a CDS encoding DUF6159 family protein, translated as MGLLRRLQTGFRLTGQSAGLLRRNPRFAVLPLVSGLATLVYLVAVLGSTLLVGDIGSPLVAVGVLFAVYFGTSLLAAFGNAALVYAARESFRGADPTVVESLRAAAGHAGALVVWALASAVVGLVLRAIESSSDLLGDIVAALLGLAWGALTYFVVPVVVFEDAGPVEMFRESGRTVRDIWGEAFGADFTTEAVSLLLVLPGIAVVAVALLVPDPTGAGPLLLVGVALAAVGFLFGAALQGVTKAALYRYAAEDGSVEGFDEAVLREATGDR; from the coding sequence ATGGGACTGTTGAGGCGTCTGCAGACCGGATTCCGGTTGACCGGCCAGAGCGCCGGCCTCCTCCGTCGGAACCCCCGGTTCGCCGTCCTGCCGCTGGTGAGCGGACTCGCGACGCTGGTCTACCTGGTCGCCGTCCTCGGGAGCACGCTCCTGGTCGGCGATATCGGCTCCCCCCTCGTCGCCGTCGGGGTGCTGTTCGCGGTCTACTTCGGCACGAGCCTGCTGGCCGCCTTCGGCAACGCCGCACTGGTGTACGCCGCCCGCGAGTCGTTCCGTGGGGCGGACCCGACGGTGGTCGAATCGCTCCGGGCCGCGGCGGGCCACGCCGGCGCGCTCGTCGTCTGGGCCCTGGCGAGCGCCGTCGTCGGGCTCGTCCTCCGGGCCATCGAGTCCTCCAGCGACCTGCTCGGCGACATCGTGGCGGCGCTGCTCGGACTGGCCTGGGGCGCCCTCACCTACTTCGTCGTCCCGGTGGTCGTCTTCGAGGACGCCGGTCCGGTCGAGATGTTCCGCGAGAGCGGACGCACCGTGCGTGATATCTGGGGGGAGGCGTTCGGCGCCGATTTCACCACCGAGGCGGTGAGTCTCCTGCTCGTCCTGCCGGGCATCGCCGTCGTCGCGGTGGCACTGCTGGTCCCGGACCCCACCGGGGCCGGCCCGCTGTTGCTCGTCGGTGTCGCGCTCGCGGCGGTCGGCTTCCTGTTCGGTGCTGCCCTCCAGGGCGTCACGAAGGCCGCACTCTACCGGTACGCCGCCGAGGACGGCTCCGTCGAGGGGTTCGACGAGGCTGTTCTCCGCGAGGCGACCGGCGACCGCTGA
- a CDS encoding MBL fold metallo-hydrolase, translated as MELQFLGGAGEVGRSAVLVDDRLLLDYGMKTGTPPAYPVGSVDPEAVVVSHGHLDHAGAVPALLSGRDRPDIHWTPPTRELALTLARDTLKLHGGSHRCPFTETDLKRVGEVDQPHGYGEPFAAAGYEVTFFDAGHIPGSAHVLVDDGETRLLYTGDFHTTSQRGSDAPASRTDRHGEPIRGQRLVAGTTARPDADVVVCESTYSDVQHEPRATVEERFAESVRTTLYEGGTVVVPAFAIGRTQELLLICEHYDIPCYVDGMGQDVTRMLRQYPDYVRDADALRRAKSHARFVTGRDGQRERIAEQNAAIVTTSGMLSGGPAMSYIPEIRRNPTNKIAMTGYQVEGTPGRELLETGSAEIDGRVMPVAAQVEQYDFSAHADRDGLLSFLDSYRDTPVLANHGDRCATFAEELRVEGYEASAPALGDAVTV; from the coding sequence ATGGAACTCCAGTTCCTCGGGGGTGCCGGAGAGGTCGGCCGGAGTGCCGTCCTCGTCGACGACCGCCTCCTGCTGGACTACGGGATGAAGACGGGCACGCCGCCCGCCTACCCCGTCGGGTCGGTCGACCCGGAGGCCGTCGTCGTCTCGCACGGCCACCTCGACCACGCGGGCGCGGTACCCGCCCTGCTGTCGGGTCGCGACCGCCCCGATATCCACTGGACGCCGCCGACCCGGGAACTGGCGCTGACGCTCGCACGGGACACGCTGAAACTGCACGGTGGCAGCCACCGCTGTCCGTTCACCGAGACCGACCTCAAACGCGTCGGGGAGGTCGACCAGCCCCATGGATACGGGGAGCCGTTCGCAGCCGCGGGCTACGAGGTGACCTTCTTCGACGCCGGTCACATCCCCGGGAGCGCACACGTGCTGGTCGACGACGGGGAGACGCGGCTGCTCTACACGGGCGACTTCCACACCACCAGCCAGCGCGGGAGCGACGCTCCCGCGAGCCGCACGGATCGCCACGGGGAGCCGATTCGTGGACAGCGCCTCGTCGCGGGCACGACCGCGCGCCCGGACGCGGACGTGGTGGTCTGCGAGTCGACCTACTCGGATGTCCAGCACGAACCGCGCGCGACGGTCGAGGAACGCTTCGCCGAGAGCGTCCGGACGACGCTGTACGAGGGTGGCACCGTCGTCGTCCCGGCGTTCGCCATCGGCCGCACGCAGGAGCTGTTGCTCATCTGCGAACACTACGACATCCCCTGCTACGTCGACGGGATGGGCCAGGACGTGACCCGGATGCTCCGGCAGTATCCGGACTACGTCCGCGACGCCGATGCACTCCGGCGGGCGAAATCACATGCCCGGTTCGTCACCGGTCGTGACGGCCAGCGCGAACGCATCGCGGAACAGAACGCCGCCATCGTCACCACGAGCGGGATGCTCTCGGGCGGCCCCGCGATGAGTTACATCCCCGAAATCCGGCGCAATCCGACGAACAAGATCGCGATGACGGGCTACCAGGTCGAGGGGACGCCGGGCCGCGAGTTGCTGGAGACGGGCAGCGCCGAGATCGACGGCCGTGTGATGCCCGTCGCCGCGCAGGTCGAACAGTACGACTTCTCCGCACACGCCGACCGCGACGGGCTCCTGTCGTTCCTCGACAGCTACCGCGACACGCCGGTCCTCGCCAACCACGGCGACCGCTGCGCGACGTTCGCCGAGGAACTGCGGGTCGAGGGCTACGAGGCGAGCGCGCCGGCACTCGGCGACGCCGTGACGGTCTGA
- a CDS encoding CPCC family cysteine-rich protein, protein MGSTGDPRRTRTDSPVSRELGFCPCCGYRTLAPDTPGSYEVCAVCGWLDDLVGFHHPDHEGDYNHVSLCRARENFAEYGACTPEAVAETREPAGAERDPNWPYD, encoded by the coding sequence ATGGGTTCGACCGGTGACCCGCGCCGCACCCGGACGGACAGTCCGGTCTCTCGCGAACTCGGGTTCTGCCCGTGCTGTGGGTATCGGACGCTGGCGCCCGACACGCCCGGGTCGTACGAGGTCTGTGCGGTCTGTGGCTGGCTGGACGACCTCGTGGGGTTCCACCACCCGGACCACGAGGGAGACTACAACCATGTCTCGCTCTGCCGGGCCCGCGAGAACTTCGCCGAGTACGGTGCCTGCACGCCGGAGGCCGTCGCGGAGACGCGGGAGCCGGCGGGTGCCGAGCGGGACCCGAACTGGCCGTACGACTGA
- a CDS encoding DUF6360 family protein, whose protein sequence is MVDRLMTVNAYTTLDLVDAVAEGHGFEEEAFATLNVTSPRKNPDHVSLQLELDNTQLTELPAHAETVTLTPEQARSIAADLEKHAEKVEAALADDADDA, encoded by the coding sequence ATGGTCGACCGACTGATGACAGTGAACGCGTACACCACGCTCGACCTGGTGGACGCCGTCGCCGAGGGTCACGGGTTCGAGGAGGAGGCGTTCGCGACGCTGAACGTCACGTCGCCGCGGAAGAACCCGGACCACGTCTCCCTGCAGCTGGAGCTGGACAACACGCAGCTGACGGAGCTGCCGGCCCACGCCGAGACGGTGACGCTCACGCCCGAGCAGGCGCGGAGTATCGCCGCCGACCTCGAGAAACACGCCGAGAAGGTCGAGGCCGCGCTGGCCGACGACGCGGACGACGCCTGA
- a CDS encoding universal stress protein — MFDLLVVATDGSESGERAVATALDLADRFDAAVHVLSVVDPSRVAEVPAEDADSVRAALHERASDAVDAVAEQAPDDIEVDTLVREGHPADAIVDYAQEAGADSVALGTRGRGGDGGFLLGSVAEAVVRTCERPVLTVRGERAGEGAGADG, encoded by the coding sequence ATGTTCGACCTGCTGGTCGTGGCGACGGACGGCTCGGAGAGCGGCGAGCGCGCCGTCGCCACGGCGCTGGACCTGGCAGACCGGTTCGACGCGGCGGTCCACGTGCTGTCGGTCGTCGACCCCAGTCGCGTGGCGGAGGTGCCTGCCGAGGACGCGGACTCGGTCCGGGCCGCACTCCACGAACGCGCCTCGGATGCCGTCGACGCGGTCGCCGAGCAGGCCCCCGACGATATCGAGGTGGATACCCTCGTCCGTGAGGGACACCCCGCCGACGCCATCGTCGACTACGCCCAGGAGGCCGGCGCCGACAGCGTCGCACTGGGGACCCGTGGCCGGGGCGGCGATGGCGGGTTCCTCCTCGGGAGCGTCGCAGAGGCCGTCGTCCGGACCTGCGAGCGGCCAGTCCTCACGGTGCGTGGCGAGCGCGCCGGCGAGGGCGCTGGGGCCGACGGCTGA
- a CDS encoding aldo/keto reductase: MESLTVQGVEVPRLGLGTWRLTGDDCREAVETALDLGYRHIDTAQVYTNERQVGDALAASDVPREDVFLATKLGPESRAYDDVLRTTEESLARLGTDYLDLLLVHWPNGRPPGSPPNPLAAAPDHEETLRAMNELVDAGKVRNVGVSNFSVDELDTARELSDAPVLTNQVQYHPFWDQQDLRSYCRVHDVLLTAYSPLGHGGVLDDPVLERIARRHAKTPAQVALRWLVQQEQVATIPKATSREHLAANMAIFDFELTEAEMAEIRRPSKYETLKGFLKARVSG, from the coding sequence ATCGAGAGCCTCACCGTGCAGGGCGTCGAGGTCCCCCGGCTCGGCCTCGGGACCTGGCGGCTGACCGGCGACGACTGCCGCGAGGCCGTCGAGACCGCGCTCGACCTGGGCTACCGCCACATCGACACCGCACAGGTGTACACGAACGAGCGGCAGGTCGGTGACGCGCTGGCCGCAAGCGACGTGCCCCGCGAGGACGTGTTCCTCGCCACCAAGCTCGGGCCCGAGAGCCGAGCGTACGACGACGTGCTCCGGACGACCGAGGAGAGCCTCGCCCGCCTCGGCACGGACTATCTCGACCTGCTGCTCGTCCACTGGCCCAACGGCCGGCCGCCGGGGTCGCCGCCGAACCCGCTCGCCGCGGCGCCCGACCACGAGGAGACGCTCCGCGCGATGAACGAACTCGTCGATGCCGGGAAGGTCCGGAACGTCGGCGTCTCGAACTTCAGCGTCGACGAACTTGACACGGCCCGGGAGCTGAGCGACGCGCCGGTCCTCACGAACCAGGTCCAGTACCACCCGTTCTGGGACCAGCAGGACCTGCGCTCGTACTGCCGGGTCCACGACGTGCTCCTGACGGCGTACTCGCCGCTGGGCCACGGGGGCGTGCTCGACGACCCCGTTCTGGAGCGTATCGCCCGCCGGCACGCGAAGACGCCCGCACAGGTCGCGCTCCGCTGGCTCGTCCAGCAAGAGCAGGTCGCCACCATCCCGAAGGCCACGAGCCGCGAGCATCTGGCGGCGAACATGGCGATATTCGACTTCGAGCTGACCGAGGCGGAGATGGCCGAGATCCGCCGTCCCTCGAAGTACGAGACGCTGAAAGGGTTCCTGAAGGCTCGCGTGAGCGGATAG
- a CDS encoding SprT-like domain-containing protein, producing MTPGDDAAPDATERAAADDGDSRIDPAYYAVDTDASEAEFLAACKLYAREVVDAFGLSADVGRLDWQVSRRAKRRAGQVRYRDDEPEVVVLTWGYFERRGWAAMASTVRHELVHVHLLNEYGDGSHGERFERWAERLDTCVSCELFTTPEWWVVCEDCDAALARYRESKLVRRVDEYRCGECGGDLRLADGDTRVEAGDE from the coding sequence GTGACGCCGGGTGACGACGCGGCCCCCGACGCGACCGAGCGTGCGGCGGCGGACGACGGCGACTCCCGAATCGACCCGGCGTACTACGCCGTCGATACGGATGCCTCCGAGGCGGAGTTCCTCGCCGCCTGCAAACTGTACGCTCGCGAGGTGGTCGATGCGTTCGGTCTCTCGGCCGACGTGGGGCGCCTCGACTGGCAGGTCAGCCGGCGCGCGAAGCGTCGGGCCGGACAGGTCCGCTACCGCGACGACGAGCCGGAGGTGGTCGTGCTCACGTGGGGTTACTTCGAGCGGCGCGGCTGGGCCGCGATGGCATCGACCGTCCGGCACGAACTCGTCCACGTCCACCTGCTGAACGAGTACGGCGACGGCTCCCACGGCGAACGGTTCGAGCGGTGGGCCGAGCGCCTCGACACGTGTGTCTCCTGCGAACTGTTCACGACACCGGAGTGGTGGGTGGTCTGCGAGGACTGCGACGCGGCGCTGGCGCGGTACCGCGAGTCGAAGCTGGTCCGGCGGGTCGACGAGTACCGGTGTGGCGAATGTGGCGGCGACCTGCGGCTGGCGGATGGAGACACCAGAGTCGAAGCCGGGGACGAGTGA
- a CDS encoding prohibitin family protein translates to MSDILDSGPDSDSGSDLDPARVLRMAALGLGLLVVLGLLLGGYHQVPEGHVGVQKSFGAVTGDELAPGAHLIAPVKDSVQDVEIRPRTYTMANTRGEGDRAGRADAVTVQTVNGTTVEIDITVRYRVEQSNPSRFVTEWRTVEQAEQRLIRPSIRSRLRDEAAGIQTSEIYTSNGRERLGTAAQEKLESAFESEALVLEEVQVRDVDLPSSYDEALNEKEIAKQRVQKKEFEIQQARKDKEQQEIRAEADARVIEIRGRALRDNPIVLKQQYVKSIDASDKVILATDRDGTPIILQTDGGGSGNTSQVDIGGSASVNTTGPVRATPTP, encoded by the coding sequence ATGAGTGACATCCTCGATTCCGGGCCGGACTCCGATTCCGGGTCTGACCTCGACCCGGCGCGCGTACTCCGGATGGCGGCCCTTGGACTCGGCCTCCTGGTCGTTCTCGGGCTGTTGCTCGGGGGGTACCACCAGGTCCCTGAGGGGCACGTCGGCGTGCAGAAGTCGTTCGGCGCGGTCACCGGCGACGAACTCGCGCCCGGTGCCCACCTCATCGCCCCGGTGAAGGACTCCGTCCAGGACGTGGAGATCCGTCCACGGACGTACACGATGGCGAACACGAGGGGGGAAGGCGACAGAGCCGGACGGGCCGACGCGGTGACGGTCCAGACAGTGAACGGGACGACCGTCGAGATCGATATCACGGTTCGCTACCGGGTCGAGCAGAGCAATCCCTCGCGGTTCGTGACCGAGTGGCGGACGGTGGAGCAGGCCGAACAGCGGCTCATCCGGCCGTCGATCCGGTCGCGCCTCCGCGACGAGGCGGCTGGAATCCAGACCAGCGAGATATACACCAGCAACGGCCGAGAACGGCTCGGAACGGCCGCACAGGAGAAACTCGAGTCCGCCTTCGAGAGCGAGGCGCTCGTTCTGGAGGAGGTGCAGGTCCGGGACGTCGACCTGCCGTCGTCGTACGACGAGGCCCTGAACGAGAAGGAGATCGCCAAGCAACGGGTCCAGAAGAAGGAGTTCGAGATCCAGCAGGCCCGCAAGGACAAGGAGCAACAGGAGATTCGCGCGGAGGCGGACGCCCGCGTCATCGAGATTCGGGGGCGCGCGCTCCGTGACAACCCCATCGTGCTGAAACAGCAGTACGTCAAGAGCATCGACGCATCCGACAAGGTCATCCTCGCGACCGACCGCGATGGGACACCGATAATCCTCCAGACCGACGGCGGTGGCAGCGGCAACACCTCACAGGTCGATATCGGCGGGAGCGCGTCGGTCAACACGACCGGGCCCGTCCGGGCCACACCGACGCCCTGA
- a CDS encoding MBL fold metallo-hydrolase, producing MLVHLRGDVWQIECTGVNAYLADDDGVLTLVDTGLSRDGSTIRTAIREAGYDVNDLERILITHYDVDHVGALASLAAETGADVHMGAADAPFLMGKEQPPGLTLKGALQRAGKRLVDRPDHDPELVADGDEIGSFTAYHTPGHTPGHTAYVSDALDAAFVGDLVLESDGELEPSPWFITYDTESVRESIHDLADRAPAVDVLAMGHGTPFVRDGSIRLAELGERIEQ from the coding sequence ATGCTCGTGCACCTCCGTGGGGATGTCTGGCAGATAGAGTGTACCGGGGTGAACGCCTACCTCGCCGACGACGACGGCGTGCTGACCCTGGTCGACACCGGACTGTCGCGGGACGGGAGCACCATCCGGACCGCCATCCGGGAGGCGGGCTACGACGTGAACGACCTCGAGCGCATCCTCATCACGCACTACGATGTCGACCACGTGGGCGCGCTCGCCTCGCTCGCCGCCGAGACCGGCGCCGACGTCCACATGGGCGCGGCCGACGCACCGTTCCTGATGGGCAAGGAGCAGCCACCTGGCCTCACGCTGAAGGGTGCCCTCCAGCGCGCCGGGAAGCGCCTGGTCGACCGCCCGGACCACGACCCCGAACTGGTGGCCGACGGCGACGAGATCGGGAGCTTCACCGCCTACCACACGCCCGGCCACACGCCCGGCCACACCGCCTACGTCAGCGACGCCCTCGACGCCGCGTTCGTCGGTGACCTGGTCCTCGAGTCCGACGGCGAACTCGAGCCCTCCCCGTGGTTCATCACCTACGACACCGAGAGCGTCCGCGAATCCATCCACGACCTCGCCGACCGGGCCCCCGCGGTCGACGTACTGGCGATGGGCCACGGCACGCCGTTCGTCCGCGACGGCTCCATCCGGCTCGCGGAGCTGGGCGAGCGTATCGAGCAGTAG
- a CDS encoding DUF7126 family protein, with product MSEAVIAGADPEGLGEALAAEGFEVTRAAGTATRDDLVEADIETADLLVLTDAGLATAIPLARELTSDIRIVAYTADSLPEFVGGQEVIAMDPALLGPEAVAEELA from the coding sequence ATGAGTGAGGCCGTCATCGCTGGGGCGGACCCGGAGGGACTGGGCGAGGCGCTCGCGGCCGAGGGGTTCGAGGTCACTCGCGCGGCCGGCACGGCCACCCGCGACGACCTCGTCGAGGCCGACATCGAGACGGCCGACCTGTTGGTCCTCACGGACGCCGGTCTCGCGACGGCCATCCCGCTGGCCCGCGAACTGACCTCCGACATCCGTATCGTCGCCTACACTGCCGACTCCCTGCCGGAGTTCGTCGGTGGGCAGGAGGTCATCGCGATGGACCCCGCGCTGCTGGGGCCCGAGGCGGTCGCCGAGGAACTGGCGTAG
- the guaA gene encoding glutamine-hydrolyzing GMP synthase: MVDVDSFIEDAVAEIDEQVGDDHAIIALSGGVDSSTAAALAYEAVGAQLTPVYVDTGLMRKGETEEIRETFSYMESLRIVEAQDRFLGALEGITDPEEKRHVIGEQFIREFETVAREEDADVLVQGTIYPDRIESEGTIKSHHNVGGLPDVVDFDRIVEPMRDLYKDEVREVARELGLDAIISERMPFPGPGLAVRIVGEVTEEKVEVAREATHVVEAELEEYDPWQAFAAVLGRATGVKGDNRVHGHVVAVRSVESRDGMTARAQELDWETLQRIQSRITGQLDNVSRVVYDVTHKPPATIEYE; this comes from the coding sequence ATGGTCGACGTCGACTCGTTCATCGAGGACGCCGTCGCGGAGATCGACGAGCAGGTCGGGGACGACCACGCCATCATCGCCCTCTCGGGCGGGGTGGACTCCTCGACCGCCGCTGCGCTCGCGTACGAGGCCGTCGGCGCCCAGCTCACGCCCGTCTACGTCGATACGGGCCTGATGCGCAAGGGCGAGACCGAGGAGATACGGGAGACCTTCTCCTACATGGAGTCGCTCCGTATCGTCGAGGCCCAGGACCGCTTCCTCGGCGCGCTGGAGGGCATCACGGACCCCGAGGAGAAGCGCCACGTCATCGGCGAGCAGTTCATCCGCGAGTTCGAGACCGTCGCGAGGGAGGAGGACGCCGACGTGCTCGTCCAGGGCACCATCTACCCGGACCGCATCGAGTCCGAGGGGACCATCAAGTCCCACCACAACGTCGGCGGCCTGCCCGACGTCGTCGATTTCGACCGCATCGTCGAGCCGATGCGCGACCTCTACAAGGACGAGGTCCGCGAGGTCGCACGGGAGTTAGGGCTGGACGCCATCATCTCCGAGCGGATGCCGTTCCCCGGCCCCGGCCTCGCCGTCCGTATCGTCGGCGAGGTGACCGAGGAGAAGGTCGAGGTCGCCCGCGAGGCGACCCACGTCGTCGAGGCGGAGCTCGAGGAGTACGACCCGTGGCAGGCGTTCGCCGCGGTGCTGGGCCGTGCGACGGGCGTCAAGGGCGACAACCGCGTCCACGGCCACGTGGTCGCGGTCCGTTCCGTCGAGTCCCGCGACGGGATGACCGCCCGCGCCCAGGAGCTCGACTGGGAGACGCTCCAGCGCATCCAGTCACGCATCACCGGCCAACTCGACAACGTCTCGCGCGTCGTCTACGACGTGACGCACAAACCCCCCGCCACCATCGAATATGAGTGA